The Liolophura sinensis isolate JHLJ2023 chromosome 6, CUHK_Ljap_v2, whole genome shotgun sequence genomic sequence AAGAGCAGTGGTAAACAAGTGCCCTCTTGCCTGtgtttttaagtcatttacccCATGTGAAGTGAGTTCACCCTGCAAACTAGGGTGTGACTTGAATACCAAAGACAACTGTGTGGGTAATGCGTGTCTGTCTGTATCAGGTGCCGGCTATCTACTGGGACCTGTCCTCGGAGAGGGTCCTGACCATGGAGTTCTGTGAAGGGGGGAAGGTAGATAACCGAGACTACATGACCAAACATGGCATCAGTGTCAATGAGGTGAGGCACTAGGGGGTCAGGGAGGACACCTAGTGGCTCTTCTAAAGTATATCAGCTTATGCTGTTGTGTAATAAATGTTTAGAAATTCCTGTTTTGTGtggaaaatttgtgtttttctttggaaatgtgtgtttttgtaaacaATAAACTGTCCTGAACGTAAGAGTTGAAATTTCAGTACTGTTTAACCTTGAACCTCTCTTGAAGTGTTGTCATGGAAGAAGTAGGGCAAACTGGTATGAACTAATGAAGTGTTGATACAAATTTGAACAGGCATGGTGTTCAGTTTTTATTCAGAATGATTTGATCAATCCTGGTCTTGCACGAAACCCTCTGAAGATGAGAAACATGTACTGCCATGGCAACATAATGCCCATAGCCTGAATCCTGGTTGCGATGGTAGTCAATGCAGGTTGCCTTGGCAgttaatgctggttgccatggcagTTAATGCTGTTTGCCATGGCAGTTTATGCTGGTTATCATGCATGGAAGTTAATTTCATATTTGTCATCCTATTCTGTTTGTATTCTGCAATCAGGTGACCAGGAGCCTGGGAAAGCTGTACAGTGAGATGATATTTGTGCACGGCTATGTACATTGTGATCCTCACCCTGGCAATGTACTGGTCAAGAAGACAGACCAAGGTGTAGAGATATCCCTGCTGGATCATGGACTATATCAGGTGACGCATGAGAATCTAGGTTATGCTAAATGAGAGCTTAGACCATGCTACATAAGGATCTAGACTATGCTACATGACAATCTAGGCTATGCCACGTAACAGTTTAGGCTATGCCATATAACAGTCTAGGCTACATTGAAATCTAGGCTACATGAGAGTCTAAGTGACATTGAAATCTAGGCTACATGAGAGTCTAAGTGACATTGAAATCTAGGCCACATGAGAGTCTAAGTGACATTGAAATCTAGGCCACATGAGAGTCTAAGTGACATTGAAATCTAGGCAGCATGAGAGTCTAAGTGACATTGAAATCTAGGCTACATGAGAGTCTAAGTGACATTGAAATCTAGGCCACATGAGAGTCTAAGTGACATCGAAATCTAGGCAGCATGAGAGTCTAAGTGACATTGAAATCTAGGCCACATGAGAGTCTAAGTGACATTGAAATCTAGGCCACATGAGAGTCTAAGTGACATTGAAATCTAGGCCACATGAGAGTCTAAGTGACATTGAAATCTAGGCTACATGAGAGTCTAAGTGACATTGAAATCTAGGCTACATGAGAGTCTAAGTGACATTGAAATCTAGGCCACATGAGAGTCTAACTGACATTGAAATCTAGGCAGCATGAGAGTCTAACTGACATTGAAATTTAGGCCACATGAGAGTCTAAGTGACATAGAAATCTAGGCTACACGAGAGTCTAAGTGACATTGAAATCTAGGCCACATGAGAGTCTAAGTGACATTGAAATCTAGGCAGCATGAGAGTCTAAATGACATTGAAATCTAGGCTACATGAGAGTCTAAGTGACATTGAAATCTAGGCCACATGAGAGTCTGAGTGACATTGAAATCTAGGCTACATGAGAGTCTAAGTGACATTGAAATCTAGGCTACATGAGAGTCTAAGTGACATTGAAATCTAGGCTACATGAGAGTCTAAATGACATTGAAATCTAGGCCACATGAGAGTCTAAATGACATTGAAATCTAGGCTACATGAGAGTCTAAGTGACATTAAAATCTAGGCCACATGAGAGTCTAAGTGACATTGAAATCTAGGCCACATGAGAATCTAAGTGACATTGAAATCTAGGCAGCATGAGAGTTTAAGTGACATTGAAATCTAGGCTACATGAGAATCGAGGCTGTGCTACAAACATGAGAATCTAGGCTGTGCTACGAACATGAGAATCTAGGCTGTGCTACGAACATGAGAATCGAGGCTGTGCTACGAACATGAGAATCGAGGCTGTGCTACGAACATGAGAATCGAGGCTGTGCTACGAACATGAGAATCTAGGCTGTGCCTACATGCAGAGGCAGTCTTGTGGCTTTACTAGAATCACTCTGTATATGCTCTGAAGGAGTCGAGACTACCAGATGTATTCTATACTCTACTTGAAGCATTTCATTTTCTGCCAGAAGAAACCTAGGCTCTGTTAGAAGTCATCTACACTTTGTTAGAAGAAAGCTAGgttctgtttacatgtacttcagaataAAAATGGAATGTGCTGTAATAAACACATGACCAGTTCAATTTAAGGTGTCCTGCATAATTTTAAATTCATATCTATATCTATCTCTTACTTCTTCCTCCTTTGCAatcttacatatatgtgtaactgTAATGTCAAAATCAGTATTCAGCATGTATTGTACCTTCAGCCACGTCAACTTCTGATCGGTACTTGGTGTTAGTACCTGTGGTGAGGACAGTGAGTGGGATTGCTTGAGGAAACTGCTGCACCTTACCAAGTATTTGACAAACGTCATAGCCCGAAAACCAAAATTACTTATTAAACCCTGATCTGCGGCTGAATTAAGGACAGCGTTCTGAGTTAGCAAGGAGCTTCCGATCACAGTGTTGAATTGGAACAATCCTGATCTGGTAGAATGTCATGAGGACACTGACTGAATGGTTTACAGTTGAATTTCACGtataacaaaatttgttttcctCATCAACATttcatcttacatgtactttcaggGCTCAGTTTCATTAAACTTCAAAAACCagcttttcttgtaaatgacgtTGCCTTAAGGCACTATAACATAGACAACTTTTTTTGTGAAGAAAGTTAGGAGAAATGTATCTGAcagagttttgtgaaagtgaaaagtCCCTGTTGTCTGTAGATTTTGCTGTGCATATCTTTTTCTGTATCACCTATTTTGTTCTCCTTTACTCCTACGTCTTCTTCAACAGTCACTGACAGATGAGTTCCGTGTGAACTACAGCAAGCTGTGGATGTCTCTGATCAATGCAGACCAGAAGGGAATTAAGCACTACTCCAGCCTGATGAATGCTGGTGATCTCTACCCCTTGTTTGCCTGTATGCTGACAGCCAGGTCCTGGACGGCTGTGTCCTCAGGGATTGCCAACAAGGAGTTCTCAGCAAAAGAGGTGGGCACAGCTCTCTTATAAGGTGATAAGTACTTGGCCTGTGCAAACTACATGTTGGTAGGCTGGAAGTGACGTGAAAACTTTTATCAGGGCTGGATTTTATGCCATATTACGGTTTAAATGAGAATGCCTTGTTGGTTATCTGATTAGAAGAAGTTTCCTGTGGTTCGCTCCACACTATAATCTGATCACCGTCATTTAGTATTAAACAAtagtcaattaaataaataccatatCACGTGATACCTGTGAGTCCTTGTCAGTTTTGAAGCGCAGTGTGATAGTTAAACAGTGGTATTGTAGACTGATGTATTTGGTATCTACAACTGGATACCACGAAAAAGGCTGTAGATTTTCTTcctacaacagaacaatgtgaGATGAGATGAGGGGCCTACATGGCTGAATGGGTTAGCATGACAACACTGTGCaatgaccaggagcctctcaccaatgcagtcaccgtgagttcaattccagctcatgctggcatgctGGCTTACtgtctggccatacgtgggtaaagtccgccagcaacctgtggatgatcataGGTTTCcccatggtttcctcccaccataattcctgagaacagtgtaaaacaccagtcaaataaatgaatcagattagatgtacatgtagttcacattaTCACTCAACAACCTTGGGTAATAAAGGATAAGATTTATTCCTCTATAGTCAGTTAGTCGATAGTCAGTTATAAATTATGCTGTAAACGCTGTAGTACGCTGTAAACTTATCTctcttttgtgttttaattttctcaGGGGGAGGAGATCAAGTCCAGTGTGGCCGATTACTTCCCTCAGATTTCACAAATCCTGAATCGCATACCACGCCAAATGTTGCTGTTGCTGAAAACCAAcgatgttttacgcagtataGAGCATTCATTGAAGACTCGCAGCAATGCGACATCTTTCATTAACATGTCCCGCTGCTGTATTAGGTCAGTGGGCCAGTATGAACTCCAACATTGCCAATCTAGGATGTGTAAAATACGTGTGTCCATCAACACTCACTGGCATTTGTTTGTGATTTCTGTGTATGAGTTTTCCCTGTGGTTACAGAGCACTGTGATGGGCCAGACTTTCAGTCGTATCTTCAAGCACAGAGTTATATGATAATAGCCtgatttaataaaattaatactGTAATTTTTACAATCCATAGTTATTGATATATAAGGACGCCAGAGTAGTAGAGCATTCAGGGAAAATCTACATGTTCAGAAAGGACGATAGGTGTTCTGGGACATTTAAAAacttctgtacatgtgtgacggGTATGTAGTGTGTAAGATTCATTGTTGGGGACAGACAAAGCTTGAAGCTAGCTTTTCAGGTTTGTCTAAACTACCTCAGCCTATAGTGAATGTGATGAatgtgctgttttatttataaataaatttattttgattcatttgattggtgttttatgccatactggagataaataaaataaggcCAGTGTTTTATATAATGAAACATTATTAGGATAGATCTTAATTCAGTTCCTTTGAGCTTAACCCAGTGTTTAGCCTCTGACCAAGTGTATAACATCTGAATCAGTGTTTATTAGCAGCTGTCAGATCCAGTGGTTAATGTCTGATCCAGTGTTTAACATCTGAATGAGGTTTAACATCTGTGGGATACAGTGTTTAAAATCTGGTCCAGTGTTTAACATCTGGTGTAACCTTTAACATCTGGTGCAGCCTTTAACATCTGAATCAGTGTTTAGCACCTGCTGGATCCAATGTTTAACCTCTGATCCAATTTTTAACATCTGAATGAGGTTTAACATCTGTCGGATATAGTGTTTAAAGTCTGGCCCAGCCCAGTGTTTAAAATCTGGTCCAGTGTTTAACATCTGGTGTAACCTTTAACATCTGGTGCAGCCTTTAACATCTGAATCAGTGTTTAGCACCTGCTGGATCCGATGTTTAACCTCTGATCCAATGTTTAACATCTGAATGAGATTTAACATCTGTTGGATATAGTGTTTAAAATCTGGCCCAGCCTTTAACATCTGGTCCAGCTTTTAACATCTGAATCAGTGTTTAGCTCCTGCCAGATCCAGTGTTTCATCCTCTGATCCAGTAATTTGGCCTCTGACAGAGCGTTCAGTTCTAATTAAGTGTTAATTATCTCCTGATCCAATATTTAGCCCCTGAAGCAGTGTTATGCCTCTGATCCTGTATTAAGTCTTTGACCCAGCGTTTAGTTTTGATCCAGTGTAAATTGCCTTCTTTGATCCAGCTTTTAGGCTGTGACACATTGTTTACAGTGTGATACAGTTTTTGATCTTTGATCCAGCATTTAACCTCTGATCTGGTGTTTAACCACTTTGGCACAATTCTTGCACATTTTACAAATTGCAGATAAGATATTACGTTTCCTAATGTTTGAAACCAAAGGCTGGAAACACATACGGGGATTCAGATAAATACTTCATATCTAATTTGTTTACTTCGCATATATATAAGGGCATCAAGCAACGACGATTCTGGTAGACACGTATTATGTATCGTCTTGCACTTTTTGGATGCATAATTACTGAAATATCTCATGTATTTTCGGACAGTTCCGTAGGTTGATAATCACCGCCACTGTTGCCAGAAAATCGCACACGTGTCAATATGGCGGTGGCATCGGTATTTTTCCCAGAACCTTACAAGCAAAGTTATTCACAATATTACATGAACAGGTTCTTAGAAATAGTATGTATAAGATTTCCACACACAGGCTTTAATAAGTCAAAAGTTGATGCCTGGAAATTGAAACTGCTTTGAGAGAATGTGTCAAGAATAAGCACTGCATCTCTTTGGGAAACGAACCAACCTCACTTGTCATGCATAATGCTGTTTATATAAGCTTTTAAATTAGGTTTGAGCTAGTTAACAGACGTCACGAGTTCTGCTTTTGCGTAAAGTATATGCCTTCTCCGGCTAGGATTGTTTGATATAGTTAAATGATTCTTGTAGCTGACACTTCCAGTGCTGTCTAACGGGGGCTATCTGAGCGTTAGGTCTGTAGACGTAGTAAAACACATCAATGGACCCATCTTTGTTTAGCTTAACATTGCCATAACCATGCGAGAGTTCGTCGGCTTCCAGGAATGGTGTCTGTTTGCTGAACGTCACGGAACCGCCCTGGCTTATGCGATGGTCTGAAAAATGATCGAGAGGCTGCATTATAGCGCCCAACATTTGAACGGTTGCCTACAATTCAAAACTGAAAGTACAGTCTCGGAGCATTTAGTTCGTGTATCCAATTCGATCGACATATTAAGAAATTATGTTTTCATGTCGGCGTGAAGAAGATTACGTCCTACCGTGTCAGATACGGTTTTAAACTTTGTGTAGGCGTAAACGTTCTTGATTCAAATTTCTGATTCTAATGTTACATCTTCCTAACATTACTGGTTTATGGGTGTCCAGTTGTTCCAATAtacgtgtaggcctacctatAGATTGGATTAATCGGTCTACATGTCAGTAAAGCTTTCATTTAGCCTTTTTGTGAATTTGATTCACCCATCGGACGTTGCGAAAAAGACATATTTACGCTTACATATGTGTGTCTGATACATTCAACAAAATACTTCCCGGTAGCCTTCAAACAGAAAATTTCCATAAGATATTAAATTCAGTATGTTGTTTAACTTACCCACAATTTCCCATAGACAAGAAGGTGTCCCTGGTCTCCTTCGCGGTGTCCAGGCTGTTTACATCTGCTCAATTCGCCAGCCACGTATACTCTATAACCTGCTTGCAGTGTGTCCAGAACGTCGGTAAAATTGATGAGAGGAACACCGGGACTGGCTCCAGCAGTTGGGGTTAGACCAGACCTGTTCATTGAGAtagcaaaatatacatgtactatcaaaAAAGTATGATATGTCTTATGTAAACCACTGATACTACTGTATTGATTAGCTATAATCAGATAAGGGTTTATCGATAATACTGAGATGTACATGAAGGGCACAAGTTTTAGTCGTGACTTTTTCAGCCAAATGTATCGGACTGACAAAAGGACCTGGTGGAGTAAAgaggagaatcggccccagagaggaagaaagtgaaaatttcaaaatccaagcacaattctgtaaatttcagtaaatacaaaaaatgtaaatatatatttcagtgtgactagCGGCCAATCACTTATCGATTTTACGACCGATAAattgcttcagtgcatgtttggagttTTCTAGGTCGcatgatttttttcctgtataacatgaaaagaagagtaaaacaacTCAAAAAGTGTTTTCAGCAGCTCTCAATCAcagtcggggcctccgtggctcagtcggttagcgcgctaacgcagcgtaatgacccagaagcctctcaccaatgcggtcgctgtgagttcaagtccagctcatgctggcttcctctccagccgtaagtgggaaggtctgccagcaacctgcggatggtcgtgggtttcccccgggctctgcccggtttcctcccaccataatgctggccgccgtcgtataagtgaaatattcttgagtacggcgtaaaacaccaatcaaataaataaataaataaatcaatcacagtcaatttcgcttcttgaggtgggcattttcaagaaaatgcactggggccgattccccaccttaccataccaggtcctttgaaTGGCTTACCCAATACGACAAACAATGGTGCCCGAGGTTACGACTTGCCCTGTACTCGGATCGACATCGCTTATTCTGAAGTTGGCCGATCCAGATGGGTCAAGGTTCATGGCTAAGACACGAGTGGCCGGGCCTGGTGAAAATTATCAAATATGATCGTTGGTCAGTGGGCTATATATTACAAAGGTCTTAATAAACAGCTTATATATACAACCATGAGATGTTTGCTGACTTCGTATTTTAATTGTTGCACCAAACAGTCCGCGGTCCGCAGCTTAGGGTTTTACTTGAAGACAATTTCACGACGCAGGTTATatattgatttacttgatttgtgtttttcgccgtactcaagaatatttcacttataggacgccggccagcattatgatgggaggaaaccgggcaaaacccaggAGAAACTCGTGATCCTCTGCAGATTTCCGATAGACGTATGGCCAGAtattaagccagcatgagctggaattgaactcaccgcgaccgtattggtgagaagctccttggCCCCTCACGACGCAGGTGATGTAGACTAGaattgtatataatatattaaatatagtgtatatcaTACAGGCCTATACTGAGACAAGTTTAGGCCTATAATTCTGAACAAATGACAACAACCTTAGACCAAAAAGCTTCACTTGCACGTGTATGGAAAATCATCAGAAGTAAAACAGACTGGCAATCATGTAATTGTTACAAGCTTACCGACCAGCTTTAGTCGAGTTCCATTCACTGTCGTTTCTCTGTTAGATGAAATCCCTACATCAGTAAGAATGAAGAAATCAAGGCGTTCCGTGAAAGAATATGGCTGGAGGTTTGGGGGGAAGTCATGGGTACAGTGGTCAATGTCCACACTGATCAGTATAGGCGCTCCACTACTCGCATATGCCACGATCTCAGAGAAGGATTTCAAGACCGTCGGCTCAGCCAGGGAAGATGTGCCCAGGGAACTACAAAGAACAAGTATATATGtggttatttaaaaaaaaactctgggACTTGTTTCACGAGAATGTCTATAGCCTATTAAACTATTGAAAGTTGGTGTTCTTTTGCCAAAATCCAACGTAGAACGTTTTCTCGAAGAAAATAAAGGCAAACAGCACGTAAAGATTGACCGAGTCGATGAGGTAAGAAAACCACTTTTGCATAAGTAAAAAATCTGACGAGGTTTCCTAAAAGCGGGCTCAGAAACATGATAACTGTCACAGCTAATAATATATATTCTTACTAGTTCCCTTTAACATGTTTACAGACTAAACATGTTTTCGGCGAGAAAGATGCGTTTAGGGATATACTAAATGACTAGACATGTTGAGGACTACAGCTTATTAAGGATCTaaaggtgtaaaaaaaacacgaaataTGCGTTTAGGGTTGCGTTTAGGTTCTAAACGCCATATTTGCAGTGTACTGTAAGGTTTATATATGTAGTTGGTTCTGTGGGAAAGAATATCTTCTGTTGTATATAGCTACTTTGTGTGAAAAATGGATTCTAATATGTTGTCCCCAAAAGTAATCATAAACCGTTCCCTATACAAGTCCAAACTTGTCAAACGGGATCATTTTACCACGggaactccagtttccttcatctATAAAACTGACATGGCACAAGTGAAAAATACTGGAATACGCATTGcgtataaatgaagaaattaatGAATTCAACGTATAGCATGGCTTCATGTCACAGAACCTGACATTTCTCCACTCAGTCAAAAAGTTTACCATTTcttattttatcaaatttataCACCATTTACAAATAAACTAAGATGACTAAGCATTGAGCTCCGATTCAAGAGTCAGTTCGTCTTTGGTCTTCAGGGTTTGTTATGCGTTCACTTAACATACTACAGGATGCAAATGATCTTTTATCGAATGCTACCCGATTCAGTTTGACCTTTTATCGTATGCTAGTCGGTTCAGtttgacattttaacatgtgCTACCCGATTCAGTTTGACCTTTTATCATACATGCTACTGACTCACTTTGATCTTTAATCTTATGTTACGATTTAACGTTTAATCATATGCTAGTCGATTGAATTTGACCTTTTATCATATGTTATCCGATTCGGTTTGACCTTTTATCGAAGACTACTCGATCCTTCTTCACCGTTTGTCGCACATGTATCATATTCTTCCCGATTCAGTCTGACCTATTATCGTACGTTACCCGATTCAGTCTGACCTTTTAACGCATGGTATACCAGATTCAGTTTACCCTTAATCGGTGACACTTCGTCAGTTTTTCAGACAGAATAACTCAACATGTTGTCAGATCACAGGGAATAAAGCCGACAAAACTTTGAGAAACTTTTCCACGCGTGGTAGGCAGACTTTACTTTTCGACAAGTTATAGCCGATTTAAGACGTTTTGAGTGAGTGCAAGTTCTTAGGATTTAACATAGTAATGAACAATTTGTCAGCCAAATGACGGAGTTCTTAGAGCgcatatatgtgtattgtgcctccttgatgcaggacgtaTTCCAgggctcttttatctagtgctgcttcattgacacgacttaccgaaggcaagtaagtcgccccacccgagccattatactgatggatcaaccagtcgttgcactatccccttaatgctgaacgccaagcgaggaagttacaacttcctctgttaaggccttaggtgtgacccgaccctaGACGGACGCTCAAGGCGTTTTGAAGGAGGATATGCCCAAAGGAGTCACAAGTCCTATTTATAAATTAACTAggactatgtatgtatgtatatttcgAATTTCGTCACTAAATCCTCAACGAATTGGAGAAACAAAGAAACCAGTATTGCAATCAGTCCAGTCAGGTAGGACTGGAGCTGTTGCAAACATGTTAATACGAGGCACTTGTAAGTACAGGTGAGAAATGtgatgataataaaatatgtgagtatttataaaatgcaaTTCCAATTATCTATGGATGTAAAATTAAACCAATAATCTAGATGCAATCGCCTGAGCACGCCACTCCCATTGGTCATCAACGCCTGGAGAAGAAATTACTGTTTAAGAATTTGTTTAAGCTGTTATATTTTGGGAAAGTATGCTAACACGTGCGACTGCAAGAGGTACCTTACCTGGTCGGTGTAATCTTCTctacaataaatcattcattagACATACCTTAATAAAATAGCAAAGGAAATCCTAGCCAACGCAAACAAGGACATCTTCAAATTATTCAGTGCTGTCTTTCCTGTCGGTGAACAGATTAACTCTGCATATAATCTTTAACGTTAACACTGTTTTTGCTCAGTGTCACAGGCCGAATCCCGCCCTCTGCCAGTATAAAGCAAACATATCAACGTAATGGACACTTTGATATCGTTTATCACACCGCATAGGTAGGTCACAACACGAGGTTTCTATTTCCAGGTTAGAAAGTACAGCATGACTTGCAGTGTCCAGTGATTAAGCCTGTTTACCTGATAATGCCTTACACGGTAGATAAAGATGTGACGAATAATACTGCTACTCGTGTCCCGTACTACAGGTGCAGTATTCTGACACCATACATGTTTCCCCAGGTCACAGTATCTACCGCTACCAACACCATACATGTTCCTCCACGTCACAGTATCTATCACTACCAACACCATACATGTTCCCCCAGGTCACAGTATCTATCACTACCAACACCATACATGTTCCCCCAGCTCACAGTATCTACCACTACCAACACCAAACATGTTCCCCCAGCTCACAGTATATACCGCTACCAACACCATACATGTTCCCCCAGTTCACAGTGTATACCGTTACCAACACCCTACATGTCCCCCCAGGCCACAGTATCTACCCTAATAACACCAAACAAGTTCCCCCAGGTCACAGTATCTACCGTTACTAACACCCTACATGTTCCCCCAGGTCACAGTATCTACTGCTACCAAAACCATACATATTCCCCCAGTTCACAGTATCTACTGCTAGCAACACCACACAAGATCCCCCAGGTCACAGTATCCATCGCTATCAACACCACACGTTCCCCCAGGCCATAGTATCTACCACTACCAACACCATACATGTTCCCCCAGGTCACAGTATCTACCGTTACTAACACCCTACATGTTCCCCCAGGTCACAGTATCTACTGCTACCAAAACCATACATATTCCCCCAGTTCACAGTATCTACTGCTAGCAACACCTCACAAGATCCCCCAGGTCACAGTATCCATCGCTATCAACACCACACGTTCCCCCAGGCCATAGTATCTACCGCTACCAACACCATACATGTTCCCCCAGGTCACAGTATCTATCACTACAAACACCCTACATGTTCCCCCAGGTCTCACTATCTACCCTACCAACACCATATATGTTCCCTCAGGTCACAGTATCTACCCCTACCAACACCATACATGCTCCCCCAGGTCACAGCGTCTATCACTACCAACACCATACATGCTCCCCCAGGTCACAGCGTCTATCACTACCAACACCATACATGTTCCCCCAGGTCACAGTATCTACCGCTAGCAACACCATACATGTTCCCCTAGGTCACAGTATCTACCGCTACCAACACCATACATGTTCCCCCAGGTCACAGTATCTACCCCTACCAACACCATACATGATCCCTCAGGTCACAGTATCTATCACTACCAACGCCATACATGTTCCCGCAGGTCACAGTATCTATCGCTACCAACACCATACATGTTCCCCCAGGTCACAGTATCTACCGCTACCAACACTGTACATGTTCCCCCAGCTCACAGCCTCTACGGCTACCAACACCATACATGTTCCCGCAGGTCACAGTATCTACCGCTACCAATACCATACATGTTCCCCCACGTCACAGTATCTACCGCTACCAACACTGTACATGTTCCCCCAGCTCACAGCCTCTATGGCTACCAACACCATTCATGTTCCCCCAGGTCACAGTATCTATCGCTACCAACACCATACATGTTCCCGCAGGTCACAGTATCTACCGCTACCAACACCATACATGTTCCCCCAGGTCACAGTATCTACCGCTACCAACACCGTACATGTTCCCCCAGCTCACAGCATCTACAGCTACCAACACCATACATACACCATACAGCCAGTCACAGAATACCAACACCTTCATATCGTCTTCATACTATTAAATACCAGGTTTCACCTGTCCACAGAATACTGATACTGTACTTTACAAATGCaattgctgtgaattcaagacCAGTTGATTCTGGTTTATTTTtcggttgtacatgggaaggtctgcagcaacctgccaatggtggtgggtttcccccgggctttgcccagtttcctcccaccataatgctggccgccgtcgtatcagtgaaatattcctgattgccacgtaaaacaccagtcagataaataaacatgtcaaaaatgaatttattagaacGACTATCCAATCACAGcatagtctttttttttcatggtcGAAGAACAATATATATTGTCAATGATCagacaaaaaatgtttattcatgCAGCTCATCAAGTCACGTCTCTAAAGTGTTTTCAAGGTCATCGACAGAGGAAGGGCCCAAATGAAGATTGTCAA encodes the following:
- the LOC135468917 gene encoding uncharacterized protein LOC135468917, which encodes MSLFALARISFAILLSSLGTSSLAEPTVLKSFSEIVAYASSGAPILISVDIDHCTHDFPPNLQPYSFTERLDFFILTDVGISSNRETTVNGTRLKLVGPATRVLAMNLDPSGSANFRISDVDPSTGQVVTSGTIVCRIGSGLTPTAGASPGVPLINFTDVLDTLQAGYRVYVAGELSRCKQPGHREGDQGHLLVYGKLWVS
- the LOC135468393 gene encoding aarF domain-containing protein kinase 1-like, which codes for MTGLRRLAKIASMFGVTGGTVFIIKKNDWEISTVGALRFGRAAVTAARIVCDYKMTMYHLNPEDEQYADKRSQLHTRSAVRLRELCCANGGAFIKVGQHLGALDYLLPAEYVQTLKVLHSEAPQSSLEDLYSVIEEDLGKKVSEIFTTFDPQPLGAASLAQVHKATLRDGRVVAVKVQHVKVKAHSFVDIKTMEILVKLVAWLFPDFQYVWLAEETKKNLPLELDFLNEGRNCERVGRMFKHFRFLKVPAIYWDLSSERVLTMEFCEGGKVDNRDYMTKHGISVNEVTRSLGKLYSEMIFVHGYVHCDPHPGNVLVKKTDQGVEISLLDHGLYQSLTDEFRVNYSKLWMSLINADQKGIKHYSSLMNAGDLYPLFACMLTARSWTAVSSGIANKEFSAKEGEEIKSSVADYFPQISQILNRIPRQMLLLLKTNDVLRSIEHSLKTRSNATSFINMSRCCIRSVGQYELQHCQSRMCKIRVSINTHWHLFVISVYEFSLWLQSTVMGQTFSRIFKHRVI